From the genome of Pseudomonas mohnii:
CGGGTTGAGTGGCAAAGCCGCGGCCCACTTCGACGCCTCGATCGGTTTCAATCAGCAGGCTTTCTTCCGGCAGCACTTCTTCGATGCGCAAGCCAATACCGCCCTGCATTTCGCTGATCCCGGGCATTGCGCGAAAGGTGTTGACGTTTTCCTGGTCCGTCAGCACTACCCATTTTCCTGCACCGTTGATCGTTTTGTCGGCCTCCATGATGGTGTGGGTGAGGTAGGTCTTGATGGCTTGCTCATGCATGTCGGGGAGTGATGAGCCGGGGTAACGGTAACTGGCCAGGCAGTCGGTTGCCTGAATCCGAATGTTATTTTGTTGAGCCGCCTTGACCACTTCAAGCGGGGTGAATCTCCCGGTGGGATCGCTTTTCAGTTTTTGCAAATACACCCTGAGATCATCGGGCATTGACCCGCTCTCGAAAAATTGATCGAGCTCCACCTGGTTGAAATCGTTGAGCAGGCGATGGAAATAGATCGTCTTGACGTCCTGTTGGGCCAGGGCCGGCATGTTCTCGATGAGAAACCGCATGCTGCCAATGCGGTCCTGGCTTTCACCGATGACCAGGCCCGGTGCCGCTTTAAATATTTTCGGTAGCAGTTGCTCGACAGTGGTTGATGGCGTCACGCCAGGAAGCGGAGGACGAGGAGGTAATGACGCGGTGAATTCACTGCGGGAAAAGAATTGACGGGCGTCTTGCGACAGCTTGGCGCGCGGGGCCGCGATGTATTGCTCGTAAGTGGTTTCTCCGCGAAAGCTTCCGTCTGGCTGACGGACCATTTTGATATGGGTTTCTCTCTCGCCCATTGCAACTTGTCTGATACGGAATCGGTTAGCTGCATCGTATTGCGTGGCAGGGCGGCGCGGGATGGCCGGTGATGGTTCTTGAACAGGGGGCGAAGCCGGAGCAGGCGCGGAGGCCGAAGCACGAGACCCTCCCGGATGCCGGTTGCCACCCCCCTTGAGCCCGGCTCTGGGCGTCAGCTCCCATTGACCCTCGGCATTGAGGCGCACTGGGAGGGAACCTGAAAATGCGTTGGGATTTTCAGGATCGATGATGGCCCAGGTGCCGCCTCCGTTGGGATCGGCTTCGTAACGCACGTAATAGGCCGTGTCATCGAGCAAGATCGCGCTGGAGGGGTTGGAGTCGAGTGGGTAGATGCCCTGAAATTTTCCGGCATCACTCACGGGTGTCCGCCCCTCAAGCAGTTCATTGGCTTGCCAGTGATCCGGTATCTCGATGGGGTGAGTGGTTTCTGACAAGGACGAATCGAGTTCAGTTGCCAGTTCGGCGGGCCAGCCCATGGGCTTCATGCCCTTTGCAACCAACGCTTGCTTGAGCTCTTCGAGGTTGTCCACGGTCATGGACTCGTAGGCTGGGCGAAGCGGGGTATCCAGATTCAGCCGTCCACCCGGCGTGGATCTGATGACGCTGTCTGCCATCCCGTTGTTGGCATTGCGATATACCACAAGGACGCTGCTGCGGTAGCGCTGAAAGGTGAACATCCCCGGTTCAGGCAACAGCGCTCGCAGTTGTTGCGGGGACCTGTATGCCCATGGAGTTTCCACCTGCACGAGCACGTCACCTTTGATCAGTGCATGGACGCTGTCGAAGTCCATGCCATCCGATACGTAAAAAACCGGGGAATCCGGATAGTCCGCATGCTCCACAGCCAACCCCGGATCGGTGTTGATGGGTTGCGCTTGCCCCGGCGCTACCTCACCGATACGAATGCTCAGGGCGTCGGTCTGTTCGCTGATGCCGCGATAGCCTCTGAATGTCGCCATGTTTTCCTGATTGACCAAGGCAATCCATTTGGCCGGCTCTTTTAATGCTTCGTTGAACCGGATGACCTCGCTGGCAAAAAAACTCCTGGCCATCTGGTAGCCGGATTCCCAGTCAATCGCTTCTTTGTTGATGTTGTAGGTCGTCGACATGTCGAGGGCCTGCACCCGGATCTTTTGAGCGTTGGCGGCTTTGACCAGCGCCAGCAGATTGAATTCGCCTGTGGGGTCGTTGCCGGCCTTGATGTCGAGTTTGTTCAGGTAGTTTTCCAGCTCGGCAGGCATTTCACCGGTGCGCGCAAAGGTGTCCAGTTCGAGTTGATTGACGTTGGCCAGCAGCTCCTGCAGGTACAGAGTCTTCACACCCTGTTGAGCGAGCGTTGGCATGTTTTCGATGAGGAACTGTTTGCTGCCGATGCTGCCCCGGCTCTCGCCGACGACCAGGCCCGGTTTTTTCGCGTAGGCCGTTTCAAACAGTTCGCCGGGCGTGGCAAACGCTTGTGCAGAGAGTGCCGGTTGGCTCTGCGTCGGTGGGTGAAGCTCGTACCAGGCCCTGGCGTCGCTGATCAGGTTGCGACGAGGTTCTTCCTGGGCCATCTCGAACTCGCTGAGCGTGACGACCTCTTCGCCGGCATCGGACATGAGTACGCTGTGGACGTCGATGTCTGCCACTGACCAGATCCGTCTGAACGGGCTGCGGACGTCGGGTCCGCCAAGCGCCCATGCCCTCATTTCAGGGTCGTCAAGCCCCGGCACGTGAACGCCTGGTCGTTGTGACCATTCCTCGACGGCGGGGGAGGAGACGGCCGGTGCTTGCATCCCGCCTCTGAGGCCCAGTTTTGGAACGACTTCCCATTCGCCCGAATCATTCACAAACCGTACTGGAATCGAATCCCCGAAGGCGTCGGGATTGGCCGGGTCGATGATCGCCCAGTATCCTCGCCCGTTGAGGCTGTTTTCATAGCGCACGTAATAGGCATTGCCGTTGAGTTTGATGGCGGACGAAGGATTCGAGGCGCGCCGATACGTACCCTCGAATTTGCCTGGCTCACGCACCAGGGCGTTGTCGCTGAGCACTTCATTAATCCTGAAGGCGTCCGGTACCGCTGGCGCTGGCCTGCCCTCAGTCGAGCCCGTGACAGCCTCTGATGCTCCTTCAATGGGTTTGACCTTCGATCCGGCGGTCTCGGCAGGGGTGGATGATTCAACCAGATCGGCCATTTCCCTGGCTTCGGCTGCTTCGATGTCGGGGCCGATTTCCTCCAGCGATCCCGGGCCTTTGAGCATCAGGAGGTTGAACAGCAAATCGATACCGCTGAACACGGCGCCAAGAACGCCGGCCTTGCGATCCCCGGCGGTTTTGCCATTGACTGCCTGATCGATGTTCAAGCCCAGGCTGGCAATACTGGCGCCGACCACCGGCAGGGCAATCGGCCAACCGACCACCGCCATGGGGCCAAATACTTTTAATCCGGCACTGAGGTAACCGATCCACAGTTTCTTGCGCAGATCGCCATTGGACGTCAGCGAGAGTTCGGCTTCGGCGAACATTGCGTTTTGGGTCGAGTTGCTCAACCAGCTGAATGCGTCGCCGGTGATGACCTGGTTTTTTTGATTGATCAGGTGATGGTCGTACTTGCCCCAGGTACTGACCAGCCGGTTCATGATATCGGTGATGTTCTTGTCGATGGCCTGACGATCAGCCAGGGAAAAGTGCGTCATGAAGCCCTGGCGAGCGCCTTCTTCGTTCATCTGCTGCAACATCCAGTAGTGCATGTCCGTCGCGGTTTCCAGCACTTTGAAAGCGACGGTTTCACCGGGCATGTACACGATCTGGCGACCCTTGGGCGCGACAAAACGCAGGATATTGGTGGCCACGTATCCGTCGACGTCCAGAGCCCGAACACTGTCGGCGCAAGGGTGTTGAGCCCGCAGCATGTGCAGGTCGACGGGCCAGTTGATCGGACCCATCACGGCGTTTGTGACGAACTGGAAGTCATCGTCGCTCAACTGCCGTTTGTCCCTGGCTTTTACGGCCTGTATCAGAAAATTGCATTTGGCCAAGGTTCGGAAGTCGGTGCCGGACTGCTTCCAGAACGCAGTCAACTTGTCGGTATAGAGCGTGCTGAAATCGATGTCCCAGAACGCCTTCAGCACCTCGTTGCCGTGCAGGCGTACTTCGTTGGTTTCGTTGAACCTCGCGGCTTTCGGGCCAGCGGTATAAAAGCCTGAATAGACGTCCAGCAGGTCAGCGTTGTCCTGGTCGCCGACGCGAAAGCGCTGGATCACCAACTGCGTCAGGGTCATGGTGGATGTCAGCGTGGCGGGGACGTGCTCCCAACCGGTGAAAGCTTTGGAACTGCTTTCGGCTGTGTCGAAACGGTGGAAGTACACCTGATCGGGATCGAGGTCGGTAATGCCGGATTTTTTCAGTAAGTCGCTGGCGACTTCGTGCGCCGTGTCTTGCAGGCTTGGGCACGTCTGGATGACGGTGGTGGCGATCGCCTTGAGCGCGGCCTTGTCGGCGGCATTGGGCAGCGGCTGTGTTTCGTTCGGGTTCATGCGCTCTCTTTCCATGAGATAACGGGATGTCGAGGATGGCCGGTCTTTTCGAGGCAAGTGCACTACATAGTTATGCCCACAGCCGGTGTGCGGCCACACGTCACCCTTACTGTTTCGCAATTGCAGGTGTATCGTATTCGCCTTTTGCGGGCCCAGGGCCCGAAGCTGATACGTGAGGTAGTTGAGTCCATGTCCTTTACCCGTCGACAAATACTCGGTGGTCTGGCCGGTCTTGTAGTGGTTGGCGTGGGAGCCGGCGGCGCGTCGCGTTACTGGCTGGGCAAAATGGCCGACGCCGAGGCGGGCCATGACTACGAGCTGATCGCCGCGCCGCTGGACGTCGAGCTGGTGCCTGGACACAAAACCGAAGCCTGGGCCTTCGGCCCGTCGGCGCCGGGCACCGAGTTGCGCGTGCGTCAAGGCGAATGGTTGCGGGTGCGTTTCATCAACCACCTGCCGGTTGCCACCACCATTCACTGGCACGGCATCCGCCTGCCGCTGGAAATGGACGGCGTGCCGTACGTCTCGCAACTGCCGGTGCTGCCGGGCGAGTATTTCGACTACAAGTTCCGCGTGCCTGATGCCGGCAGCTACTGGTATCACCCCCATGTGAGCAGCAGCGAGGAACTCGGTCGTGGACTGGTTGGCCCGCTGATCATCGAAGAGCGCGAGCCGACCGGTTTCAAGTACGAAAAAACCTTGAGCCTCAAGAGCTGGCACGTCGATGACGAAGGCGCTTTCGTCGCGTTCAGCGTGCCTCGCGAGGCGGCCCGTGGCGGTACGGCGGGGCGTCTTTCGACCATCAACGGGGTCTCTCAACCTGTCATCGATTTGCCCGCCGGACAGATCACCCGCGTGCGCCTGCTCAACCTTGATAACACCCTGACCTATCGCCTGAACATCCCTGATGTCGAAGCGCAGATCTATGCGCTGGATGGCAATCCGGTCGAGCCGCGTCCGCTCGGCAAGGAATACTGGCTCGGTCCCGGCATGCGCATTTGCCTGGCGATCAAGGCCCCGCCGGTCGGTGAAGAGTTGTCGCTGCGCAACGGACCTGTACGGTTGGCAACATTGCGCTCCGTGGCCAATACCGATGCGCCGACCGACTGGCCACCGGCGCTGCCCCCAAACCCGGTGGCCGAACCGGACCTGGCCAATGCCGAGAAACTCAACTTCAATTTCGAGTGGGTGGGCTCGGTGTCGGTGAACGTCGATAATGGCAAGCCGCCGAGCCTGTGGCAGATCAACGGCAAAGCCTGGGACATCACCGACAAGACCTGTGCCGACCGGCCCATTGCCAGGCTCGAGAAGGGCAAGAGTTACCTCTTCGAATTGAAAAACATGACTCAATATCAGCACCCGATTCACCTGCACGGCATGAGCTTCAAAGTCATCGCCTCGAACCGGCACAAGGTCATCCCGTACTTCACCGACACTTACCTGTTGGGCAAGAACGAGCGCGCGCAAGTGGCGCTGGTGGCGGATAACCCGGGTGTGTGGATGTTCCATTGCCATGTGATCGACCACATGGAAACCGGCCTGATGGCCGCCATCGAGGTGGCGTGATGCGTCAGATTCGTCCCGCCGCCATCATCGACCGTAGCCGTGATCGCGACTTCATGCGTGAAGCCCTGGCCCTGGCTGCCCAGGGCGCCGCTCTCGGCGAAGTGCCAGTGGGCGCGGTGCTGGTACAGGACGGCGAAATCATCGGTCGCGGCTTCAACTGCCCGATCAGCGGCAATGACCCGAGCGCCCATGCCGAGATGGTCGCGATCCGCGCCGCCGCCCAGGCCGTGAGCAACTATCGCCTGCCGGGCAGCACGCTGTACGTGACCCTGGAGCCGTGCAGCATGTGCGCCGGGCTGATCGTGCACTCACGGATTGCGCGGGTGGTGTATGGCGCGTTGGAGCCCAAAGCGGGGATCGTGCAGAGCCAGGGGCAGTTCTTCACCCAAGGCTTCTTGAATCACCGGGTGTTGTATGAAGGCGGGGTGTTGGCCGAGGAGTGCGGGGCGGTGTTGAGCGAGTTTTTCAAGGCTCGCAGAGCAAAGGCTTCAGACTAAACACCGACCCCCTGTAGGAGCGAGCCTGCTCGCGATGGTGGACAACGATAACGTGGGCTTTCTGAATGAACGCGGCGCTTTCAAGTCCATCGCGAGCAGGCTCGCTCCTACAAGTTTCTGCATTATTTTCTGGCAACAATCACCGCCCGCATCGGCGCCGGCAGCCCTTCAATGGTCTTGCTGTGATCCTCGGGATCAAGGAAGTCACTCAGCGACTGGTACTTCATCCACTCCGTGCCGCGCTGTTCCTCGACCGTGGTCACGCTCACGTCCACGCACTTCACATCGCTGAAACCGGCGCGGCGCAGCCACAATTCCAGCGCCGGTACCGACGGCAGGAACCATACGTTGCGCATCTGTGCATAACGGTCTTCCGGCACCAGCACCTGATGTTTGTCGCCTTCGACCACCAGGGTTTCCAGCACCAGTTCGCCGCCCTTGACCAGGCAATCCTTCAGCGCCAGCAAATGCTCGATCGGCGAGCGGCGGTGGTAGAACACGCCCATGGAAAACACCGTGTCGAAGCCTTCCAGGTTCGGCGGCAGGTCTTCGAAGGGGAAGGGCAGATGCCAGGCATTCGGCTCGGACAGGTAGCGCTGCACGGCCTGGAACTGGCAGAAGAACAGCCAGTTCGGATCGACACCGATCACGCTATCGGCGCCGGCACCGAGCATGCGCCACATGTAGTAGCCATTGCCGCAGCCGACATCGAGGATGCGTTTGCCCTTGAGGTTCAGGTGCGGAGCCACCCGCGACCATTTCCAGTCCGAGCGCCATTCGGTGTCGACGTGCACACCGAACAGATCGAATGGCCCTTTGCGCCATGGCGACAGCCCCATCAACGCCGTACGCATCTGCGCGCGAGTTTCATCGTCGCAATCGGTGTCGAGTTTCAAGCCGTTGAGCAAATCGACTTCGCTCGGCTGGATCTTCGGCAGGGCGTCGAGCGCGCTTTGCCAGCGCTCCAGGTCGCCGTGGCCCTTTTCCATTTTCTTGTCGAGTTGCGCCTGCAGGGTGTTGGCCCAATCGGCCAGTGGTGTACCGGCCAGACGGCGGGCGAGGGGGGACAGATCAATCATGGCAAGGCAATCAACGAGGCAAAGTTAAGACACTGGAACCACGGCACGACTTTCGAGAACCCGGCGGCCAGCAGGCGTTCGCGGTGTTCTTCGAGGCTGTCGGGCTTCATGACGTTTTCGATGGCACTGCGCTTCTGGGCGATTTCCAGTTCGCTGTAGCCGTTGGCGCGTTTGAACGCGACATGCAGATCAGTGAGCAGCGCGTGCTCTTCGGGGTCGTTGAAGCGCAGTTTTTCCGAGAGGATCAAAGCACCGCCGGGCAGCAGCGACTGACGGATGCGCGACAGCAACGCCGTACGTTGCTCCGGGGCGATGAATTGCAGGGTGAAGTTCAGCGCCACCACCGAGGCTGGCTGGAAGTCGAGGGCGAGGATATCGCCTTCGATCACTTCGACCGGCAGCAATTCCTGGAACATCGAGTCCTGACCGTTGAGGTACTCGCGGCAGCGCTCGACCATGGCCGCCGAGTTATCCACAGCGATCACCCGGCAACCATCGGTGCGCACATGTCGGCGCAGGGCCTGGGTCACGGCACCCAGCGACGAACCCAGGTCGTACAGCACGCTGTTGGGCTGGGCGAACTGCGCGGCGAGCACGCCAAGGTTTTCGACGATGGTCGGATAACCTGGCACCGAGCGCTTGATCATGTCCGGGAACACCCGCACCACGTCCTCGTTAAAGGCGAAGTCAGGCACCTGGGCCAAAGGCTGGGCGAAAAGGCGATCGGGTTCTTTGCTCACGGCGGTTCCAGCGGCGTAGGTGGAAAAGGCCGGCATTTTAGCCAAGTTGGCGCGGGGATGCGCGGGTTGTCTGATAAACCGCCAGGCAGCCTGCAAAGTCTGTGTGTTCAGTTATATTGCTATCGCGAGCAAGCTCACTCACACAAGGACGGCGCTGTGCCTGTGGGAGCGAGCTTGCTCGCGATGGGGGCAGCGCAATTTATGAGTGAACGCCGACGCTGTAATGTCCCGTTACCTCCATAGCCGAGAGATAAAACCAGCGCAATAATCTGGTGAGTGCTTTATGGAAAGTGGGCAGGATGTTGAGTTGAGGTGGTCCAATCTGAAATGTATTCTCCGAATTCTCCCCATGTTTGTCTTATCTTCAAGGTGTAAACACCTCTAGTTAAACTCCAGTTTGTAACTACCCTCCATTCAAGTCCCCATTCCCCGAGATTCGTGACGCCGGATCCTAAGTGGACTTGGTTTGGCGTACTTTGATGGAATGCTTCAATTTCGATAATGGAGTTGGCAAGTGCTTTGCCTGCGAACTGCTGGTTCCTGTCAAAAATAGGCGCTGTGTTAATTGGCGTATATATAACGGGTGGAGAGGCGTAAACGCTGTATGTTACTGAGTTGGAGATCTCATCTGACCCAAAATGGCGCGCGCGAATAGTGAGTCTAGGGTGAGGGAAGCCGTCTATCTTTGTACTCCAGTTTCCTGATGGGCCAACATCGCCAGCCCAATGCCATACATTCGGGCTGTCAGATCTTTCGATATATACCGCTTTTCCAGGCGTGCCGCCTGTTCCAGCCCAATAGAGATCTTCATCACCAATGGACTCATTATTTTTAGGCGAGGTTATAGTTAGTGCAAAAACACCAGTGGGCTTGTCTTTTGTTTGAATGACGTCGTCGAAGCCGTTAATGGTTTTTCGATCTGTTTTTTTTGATGAAAATTCCATACTGATTAACTCCGTTTTAATGGAGTAATTAAGTTAACGAAGGCGTGCGGGGATCTTAACTGTCAGAAATACTAGTTCCGACAGACGGTGTTAGGGTCGTGGGTGAGCGAACTCTTGAGGAAACGCCGACGCCGTAATTCCCCATTGCCCCAGCCAATAACTGAGGATGATCACATAAGGCGCGGCATTGAACGGCACGACAAAGCGGCTGATGCCAATCACGCTATCCGAAAACACAAACGCTACTGCACCAACCGCTGCCAGCAGCGCCGAGCGCTTGGGCACATCGGTGCCGAGTCGCGCCAGCGCACGCCAGAGCATCGCGCTGATCGCCAGGCCGTAAACAATCACCGGGATCAGCAACGGCCCGAGCCCGTGAGCGATCAGAATCCCCAGCAATACCGCGCCGACGCCAAGGGCCAGGATCAGCGGCAACAAGGCCAGACGCCGACTATCGCTCAGATACGCTTTCAGGTAAGCCAGATGCGCGACCAGGAACGCCCCGAGGCCGAACACGAACAAATCCCCCGGCCATGCCAGCAGCACATCGCCGAGCAGGGAAAAGATCAATCCAAGGCTGATCCAGCGCCGATACTCGCTCGGTGGCGCATCGTGCAGCCAGCCGAGCAGGGCCAGGACGGGCAGTGGCTTGACCAGCAGGCAGAGCAGCGCGGCGTGCACGCTCAGGCCATAGAGGAACGTCACCGCGCCCATGAGCGCCAGAATCAGCCAGCCCACGGTCAGTTAACCGATATGTTGCAGTCGAAGGAGTCCACCGGCAGCACTTCCGGCGCCCAAGGCTGTTGCGAAGTCAGACGCAAACGCCCGGTCCCGGTGGTGAAGGCCTGAAAGCGCCAGGTGGAAATCCCGGCCGCGCCGACCACACCGGCATCTTCCGGGTTGGTATAGACCTCGGGGCTGAGCGCACGCAACACGCCACCGGCCGAATCCTGGATGGCCCAGCGGTAACCCGTGGTCGGGTTGCTTGGCAGGGTCAGGATCAGGTTTTGCCCGCTGGTGAGCTTCACCGGGCATTCGCTTTGTTTTTCCACGGTCACGTTTTGTTTCGGTTGCGTGGCGCAGGCGGCCAGCAGCGCGAGGGCGAGGGGGACAAACAGGCGAGTGGGGGACATAAGGTCAGTGGCTCCGGCGTTCACGACGAACGGTGAGCATAACTGAGATGAGACAGGGTGTAACAGTCGCAGAAGGATGTGGTGGCAGGGAGGACGCCTTCGCGGGCAAGCCCGCTCCCACAGTGTTCGGCGGTGCTCACACATGTTGTGTTCACCGCAAAATCCTGTGGGAGCGGGCTTGCCCGCGAAAGCAATCAAACAGTCACTACAGGACTATCAGAAAAGTACCTTCGCCACATCCGCAAAGCGCTTGGCGAAGTGCACGGTAATGCCTTCCTTCAGATACTCCGGCAGTTCCTCGAAATTGCCCCGGTTGGCCTCCGGCAGGATTAGCTCGAAAATCTTCTGCCGCCGCGCCGCGATGACTTTTTCACGTACCCCGCCAATCGGCAGCACGTGCCCGGTCAACGTCAGTTCGCCGGTCATCGCCACGCCTTTCTTCGGCGGCTGGTTACGTGCCAGCGAGAGCAGGGCGCTGGCCATGGTCACGCCGGCGCTCGGGCCGTCTTTCGGGGTGGCGCCTTCCGGTACGTGCAGGTGCACGAACGCCTCGTCGAAGAACTTCGGATCACCGCCAAACGACTTCAGATTGGAACTGACGTAGCTGTAGGCGATTTCCGCGGACTCCTTCATCACATCACCCAGTTGCCCGGTGAGTTTGAAACCACGGTTCAAGGTGTGGATGCGCGTCGCTTCGATCGGCAGGGTGGCGCCGCCCATGCTGGTCCAGGCCAGCCCGGTGATCACGCCGATGCCCGACAGCACTTGCTCGTTGCGGAACACCGGTTTGCCCAGTGACGTTTCAAGGTCTTTGGGGCCGAGCTTGATCACGGCATTCGGGTCGTCGAGCAGCTTCATCACCGCTTTGCGCACCAGTTTGCCGAGGTTTTTTTCCAGCTGACGGACACCGGCTTCGCGGGCATAACCGTCGATCAATGCCTTGAGTGCGCTGTCGCTGATGCTCAGGCTGCCCTTGGACACGCCGGCCTTCTCAAGCTGTTTCGGCCACAGGTGACGCTTGGCGATGGCGACTTTTTCTTCGGTGATATAGCCCGACAGGCGAATCACTTCCATCCGGTCGAGCAACGGCCCGGGAATCGAATCGAGGGTGTTGGCGGTGCAGATGAACAGCACCTTCGACAGGTCCATGCGCAAGTCGAGGTAGTGGTCGAGGAATTCGACGTTCTGCTCCGGATCGAGGGTTTCCAGCAGCGCCGAGGCCGGGTCGCCCTGGTAGCTCTGGCCCATCTTGTCGATCTCGTCGAGCATGATCACCGGGTTCATCACCTCGACGTCTTTCAACGCCTGCACCAGTTTGCCCGGCTGCGCGCCGATGTAGGTGCGACGATGGCCCTTGATCTCGGCTTCGTCGCGCATGCCACCGAGGCTGAAGCGGTAGAACGGCCGGCCGAGGGATTCGGCGATGGATCTGCCGACGCTGGTCTTGCCCACGCCCGGCGGGCCGACCAGCAGCACGATGGAGCCGCTGATCTCGCCTTTATAGGCACCGACCGCCAGGAACTCGAGGATGCGGTCCTTGATGTCATCGAGGCCGGCATGGTGTTTGTCCAGCACCTTGCGCGCGTACTTGAGGTCGAGTTTGTCCTCGCCGTACACGCCCCACGGCACCGAGGTCGCCCAGTCGATGTAGTTGCGGGTGACCGCATACTCCGGCGAGCCGGTCTCGAGGATCGACAGCTTGTTCATTTCCTCTTCGAGGCGCTTCTGCACCTGCACCGGCAGGACTTTACCCACCAGTCGCTGTTCGAACTGTTCGAGGTCGGCGCTGCGGTCGTCCTTGGTCAGCCCCAGTTCCTGCTGGATGACCTTGAGCTGTTCCTTGAGGAAGAACTCACGCTGATGTTCGCCGATCTTGCGGTTAACTTCGGCGGAGATTTCTTTCTGCAGGCGCGCGACTTCGACTTCCTTGCGCAGCATCGGCAGGACTTTTTCCATGCGCTTGAGCATCGGTACGCAGTCGAGCACTTCCTGCAGTTCGCTGCCGGTGGCCGAGGTCAGGGCGGCGGCGAAGTCGGTCAGCGGCGACGGATCGTTGGGGCTGAAGCGGTTGAGGTAATTCTTCAGCTCTTCGCTGTACAGCGGATTGAGCGGCAGCAGTTCCTTGATCGCATTGATCAGCGCCATGCCGTAGGCCTTGACCTCGTCGGTCGGCTCGGTGGGCTGGTGCGGGTATTCGACTTCCACCAGGTACGGTGGGCGATGGTGTTTGAGCCAGGTCTTCAGACGCACGCGGGTCAGGCCCTGGGCGACGAACTGCAGCTTGCCGTTTTCGCGGCTGGCGTGATGCACCTTGACCAGCGTGCCGTAGAGCGGCAGGGCCGAAGTGTCGAAATGACGCGGGTCTTCCTGAGGCGTGTCCATGTAGAACAGGGCCAGGGAGTGGTGGTCGGATTTGCTCACCAGGTCCAGGGTTTCGGCCCAGGGCTCTTCATTGACGATGACCGGCAGCACCTGGGCCGGGAAGAACGGTCGGTTGTGGATCGGGATGATGTAGACCTTGTCCGGCAGGTTCTGGCCAGGCAGGGCGAGGCCTTTGCCGGTGGAGTGTTGGGTGGCGTTTTCGGGGTCGGCGTATTCGCTCGGGTCTTCAGGGAATTCTTGCTGGTCGCTCATGGGGCACCTGCGCAATGGAGTATGGGTCTTAGATGGGGCAG
Proteins encoded in this window:
- a CDS encoding lysoplasmalogenase codes for the protein MGWLILALMGAVTFLYGLSVHAALLCLLVKPLPVLALLGWLHDAPPSEYRRWISLGLIFSLLGDVLLAWPGDLFVFGLGAFLVAHLAYLKAYLSDSRRLALLPLILALGVGAVLLGILIAHGLGPLLIPVIVYGLAISAMLWRALARLGTDVPKRSALLAAVGAVAFVFSDSVIGISRFVVPFNAAPYVIILSYWLGQWGITASAFPQEFAHPRP
- a CDS encoding protease inhibitor I42 family protein — its product is MSPTRLFVPLALALLAACATQPKQNVTVEKQSECPVKLTSGQNLILTLPSNPTTGYRWAIQDSAGGVLRALSPEVYTNPEDAGVVGAAGISTWRFQAFTTGTGRLRLTSQQPWAPEVLPVDSFDCNISVN
- the lon gene encoding endopeptidase La, with the translated sequence MSDQQEFPEDPSEYADPENATQHSTGKGLALPGQNLPDKVYIIPIHNRPFFPAQVLPVIVNEEPWAETLDLVSKSDHHSLALFYMDTPQEDPRHFDTSALPLYGTLVKVHHASRENGKLQFVAQGLTRVRLKTWLKHHRPPYLVEVEYPHQPTEPTDEVKAYGMALINAIKELLPLNPLYSEELKNYLNRFSPNDPSPLTDFAAALTSATGSELQEVLDCVPMLKRMEKVLPMLRKEVEVARLQKEISAEVNRKIGEHQREFFLKEQLKVIQQELGLTKDDRSADLEQFEQRLVGKVLPVQVQKRLEEEMNKLSILETGSPEYAVTRNYIDWATSVPWGVYGEDKLDLKYARKVLDKHHAGLDDIKDRILEFLAVGAYKGEISGSIVLLVGPPGVGKTSVGRSIAESLGRPFYRFSLGGMRDEAEIKGHRRTYIGAQPGKLVQALKDVEVMNPVIMLDEIDKMGQSYQGDPASALLETLDPEQNVEFLDHYLDLRMDLSKVLFICTANTLDSIPGPLLDRMEVIRLSGYITEEKVAIAKRHLWPKQLEKAGVSKGSLSISDSALKALIDGYAREAGVRQLEKNLGKLVRKAVMKLLDDPNAVIKLGPKDLETSLGKPVFRNEQVLSGIGVITGLAWTSMGGATLPIEATRIHTLNRGFKLTGQLGDVMKESAEIAYSYVSSNLKSFGGDPKFFDEAFVHLHVPEGATPKDGPSAGVTMASALLSLARNQPPKKGVAMTGELTLTGHVLPIGGVREKVIAARRQKIFELILPEANRGNFEELPEYLKEGITVHFAKRFADVAKVLF